The Natronosporangium hydrolyticum nucleotide sequence CTCATCCCCCGGCAGTTGCGGTGGGGGCAGCGCTCGGCGTGGGCGTCGGCGAAACGGTGGCTGCGGGGGCCGACTCCAGGTCCGGGCTGGCCGAAGAATCAGGGCTGGGCGTGGAGGTAGGGCTGGCCGAAGGCTCAACGCTAGGGTTCGACGAAGGGGCCGGACCCGAGGTCGGGGTCGGGGTCGGGGTCGGGACCGCGGCGGGGGCACCCTGCGGGTCCAGCCACCACGGCAGTTGCGCCGGGCACAGCGGGTAGGTGAAAATCGCGGACCCGTCCGGCCGGTAGGTCACCCTCGGCTCCGAGTCGGTGCGCGCGCCGGTGGTCGGATCGGTCACCGACCGGCAATGGTCCCAACCCAGATTGATCGGGTTGCCGTGCTGGTCAAGGAGCGTGACCTCGGTCAGCAGCCGCCCCTCGGAGTCGAGCGCGTAGACATCGACGACCTCCCGGAGCGGGTCGTGATTGCCGCCCCCGGCGTGGTGCACCGGCGGCGCCTGATGCCGCCGGTCGGAGTCGAGCCCCGCGACGTGCACAAGCCCGATCAATGCCACGAATGCCGAGCCGACGAAGACTGTCCGGCGGGGCCACTCTCGCAGCTGCGGGGTACGGCGGCCCAGCCACACCGAACCGGCCACGAAGACCGCGAGGATCACCCACCCGGCGAGGGTGCTGCCGCCCAGCCGGGGGAGCAGGCCGAGCTCCCCCCGCTGATCGAGCAGGTTGACCACGATCATGGCAGCGAGGTAGCCGCGGAGCAGCCACCACGCCGGCACCAGCAGCCGGCCGAACTCGCTGACCCGCGGGTAGCCGAGCAGCGGCCCGACCCGGGCGTCCAACCGGCTCGACCGCTCCCGCAGCCGGCGAAGACCTTCCCGCAGCCGTTGCCGGGGGTCGCCGCCATCGTCGACCGCACCCTCCGCGGCGGCGGTGCGCAGCTCCGCCGCGTACGCCTCGGGCGGACCGAGCCGGGTCCGCAACGGAGTCGGATCCTCGGCGGCCACCTCCACCAGGTGCCCGGGCAGGTCTTCCAGCAGCGCCTCCTGCTCGGCAGGGGCGAGGTCGGCCAGGGCCGCCCGAACTTCCGCGACGTACTCGTTGACTTCGTCGGCTCGGGCGCCGCGGCCGGCCGCTCCGCTGTTAGCCGTCATGCCCCACCTCGCCTTCGGCGATCAGATCGTCCATGGTCGTGGTGAACGTGCGCCAGGTCTTGGCTGAGCGGTTCAGTTGCGCCCGACCGGCCTCAGTGAGTGCGTAGTACTTCCGATGCGGGCCGGACTCCGAGGGCACCACATAGGTGCTCAGGTAGCCGGCCTGAAAAAGTCGACGGAGCGTGCCATAGACGGAGGCGTCGCCGAGCTCGGTCAGGCCGGCGTCGCGGAGCCGGTGCAGCACGTCGTAGCCGTAACCGTCTCGTTTGTCCAACACCGCGAGCACCGCAAGGTCCAGCACTCCCTTGAGTAGCTGGGTCACATCCACACACCACACACTACTGCGCTATACGTAGTACCGCAACCGCAACCCCTCCCGCCGATCATGGACCTAGGGTCCATGATCGGCGGCTTTCGGGCCCCCAAACCCCATGATCAACGCAGAAAAGTGACCGAGTTACCGGGTGTGCTCGTCGGCGGATATCGATAGGGTCCACCAGATGGGGGACCCGAGACTTTCTCGGTTCGTCGACTACGACAATGTCGCCGACCGTTACCGACACGGCCGCCAACTCAGCCCGGCGGCGCTGCACCGCTGGCGGGACGCGGTGCTGGCGCATCTTCCCGATGGCCCGCTACGGGTGCTGGACGTCGGCGCCGGCACCGGGTTCTTCGCCACCGCCTGGCCCCGCTGGCGGCCCGGGAGCTCGGTGGTCGCGGTGGAGCCGAATCAGGCCATGATCCGCGCGGGCCCGGAGTCGGTCCGCTACCTCCGCGCGGTGGCTGAGCGGCTACCGGTCAGGTCCGGCGCCTTCGACGTGGTGTGGATCTCCACCGCCCTGCACCATTTCGTCGATCTACCTCGGGCGATCGCGGAGTGCGTCCGCGCGCTGCGGCCAGACGGCCGGCTGTTGATCCGCACCTTCCTCCCCGGGCACACCCGGGTCACCTGGGCCGGCGCCTTCCCCGGCCATTCCAAGGCGCTCGCCCGCTTCCCCGATCTCGACCGACTAATTGAGGTCTGCGAGCCGCACGGATGGGAGCTCAGCCACCTCGGCGCGGTCACCGAAGGTGAGTACAACTTTGCCCAGTGGGCGGACTGGGTGGAGCAGATGCGCCACGCCGACACGATCCTGACCGCGCTCACCGATGCCGAGATCGCCACCGGGGTGGCGGCGCTGCGGGCAGCGCCCGCCCGCCGGGCTCCGGTAGAGCTGAGCCTGCTGGTGCTGCGCTATCCCGCTTCGGCCGCCCGCACCCGGTCGGCGTAGGCGAGCGCGGCGCGGCGCAACGCCGCCTCGGCATCCACGCCGGCGGCCCGGGCAGCTGCCACCACCCCGAGCAGCGACTCACCTAGCCGCTCCGGGTCGGTGACCTGCCAGCCCACCGGGGCCGACGGTGGCGCGACCGGCAATCCGGCGCGGTCGGCCCGGGTCAGCAGCTTCGCTGCCAGCGCCAGCGCCGGCTGCGACATCGCCACCCCGGCCAGCGCCGAGCCGCCCTGCTTCTCGGCCTTCTTGATCCGCTCCCAGTTGTCGATGATCTCCGCTACGTCGGCCACCTCCTGCCCGGCGAAGACGTGCGGGTTGCGGCGGATCATCTTGGCGACCAGGTCGGCGGCGACGTCATCGACCGACCAGCGCTGCTCCTCGGGCAGCTGCTCGGCCATCCGGGCGTGCAGCACCACCTGCAGCAGCAGGTCGCCGAGCTCTTCCCGCAGCGCGGTCAGGTCACCGGCCTCGATCGCGTCGTACGCCTCGTAACACTCCTCCAGCAGATATTGTGCGAGCGACTCGTGGGTCTGCTGCTGCTTCCACGGATCACCGCCGGGCGAGGCAAGCCGGTCGATCACCGATACGGCGTCGAGTAGCCGGGCACCCGCCGGATCCCACGAGCCGTAGACCAGCTCCAGCTCCGCCACCCCGGGCTCGCGGGCGAGCCGGATCCCGAGCTGCCGGGCGAGGTCCGGGTCGCCGGTCGGCCCGGCGAACCACACCACCACCTGCTGGTCGGCGGCGGCGGTGAGCAGGGCGGCGACCGCCGCGTCGGTGCCGGCCGCCGGCTCCGGACTGGGCAACAGCCGAACCCCGGCCTCACGCAACGCCGACACCCACGCCGGGTCGGCTCCGGTGAGCACCGGATGCGTGCGCAGCAGGTCCCAGGCGGTCGCGGTCAACAGCCCGACCGGCAGTCGCGGCGAGGTCACGAGCAGGACGATCCGGGCAGCCATATCGACGCTCAGTCTGCGGTATCCAACGGCAGCGCCAGGTACGCCTCGCCGCTGCCCACGGTCACCGGAAGTTGGTAGACCAGGTCGTGGTCGGGCCGAACCCTGGTCTCCGCCCGCTCCAACGCCTCCCGCAGCAGGTCACGCATGGCCACCTGCTGCCCCATCAGCTCGGCGGTGAGCACCTCCTGGGCCTCCTCGAACGGCGCCGAGGTCAGCCCCCGCTCGACCAGCCCGTCGTAGACCTCGCGTTGATCGTCCTCGCTGGGCTCCGCCGGGGTCACCGTC carries:
- a CDS encoding class I SAM-dependent methyltransferase, with amino-acid sequence MGDPRLSRFVDYDNVADRYRHGRQLSPAALHRWRDAVLAHLPDGPLRVLDVGAGTGFFATAWPRWRPGSSVVAVEPNQAMIRAGPESVRYLRAVAERLPVRSGAFDVVWISTALHHFVDLPRAIAECVRALRPDGRLLIRTFLPGHTRVTWAGAFPGHSKALARFPDLDRLIEVCEPHGWELSHLGAVTEGEYNFAQWADWVEQMRHADTILTALTDAEIATGVAALRAAPARRAPVELSLLVLRYPASAARTRSA
- a CDS encoding PadR family transcriptional regulator, which gives rise to MDVTQLLKGVLDLAVLAVLDKRDGYGYDVLHRLRDAGLTELGDASVYGTLRRLFQAGYLSTYVVPSESGPHRKYYALTEAGRAQLNRSAKTWRTFTTTMDDLIAEGEVGHDG
- a CDS encoding MazG family protein; protein product: MAARIVLLVTSPRLPVGLLTATAWDLLRTHPVLTGADPAWVSALREAGVRLLPSPEPAAGTDAAVAALLTAAADQQVVVWFAGPTGDPDLARQLGIRLAREPGVAELELVYGSWDPAGARLLDAVSVIDRLASPGGDPWKQQQTHESLAQYLLEECYEAYDAIEAGDLTALREELGDLLLQVVLHARMAEQLPEEQRWSVDDVAADLVAKMIRRNPHVFAGQEVADVAEIIDNWERIKKAEKQGGSALAGVAMSQPALALAAKLLTRADRAGLPVAPPSAPVGWQVTDPERLGESLLGVVAAARAAGVDAEAALRRAALAYADRVRAAEAG